Below is a window of Quercus robur chromosome 6, dhQueRobu3.1, whole genome shotgun sequence DNA.
gtccatttggattgagggggaaagaaggggagtagagtagagtagagtagagttaacTGAAAATAGGCTAACTTTAGGCCAAATATATtctactctactttactctcccttcctctctctcaatccaaacggaccattagTGAATCTTTCCCTAtgcaaaaccctaaaaaaaaatgaagaaaaacttTTGAGACACGAGATTTCTTGATGAGAATTAACGATAAGTATAAGGGAAACAATCCAAATCTGGGGCTCTGGGTTGGTTTGCAGTGATTGAGTTTGGGAATTAGGATTGTGAAACGGTGTCACAAGTTtgattgtgttttgtgttttctcTTGGGCAAAATGGCATTGTTATGATATAgctaatttggaaaaaaaataaataaataaacatgtcAGCTTGCCAATGTGTCACTTAACAGCCAAAACTAACCGAGAGTGTGTTTTACGAACGAACCAAACtttggggtgtaaaatcaaaattctcaaattttagAGTGTAGAATCCAACCAATCTTAAACTTGATGGGGGTGTTGTtggcgactaaatttctagtttgaaataaatcaaacaagtaaaatagtttcacaaatgcgaatttgtattgatgaatatgtggtacaattctttgaaattacaaaagagtgatcctctgattcgatctccttgcaagaCTTATTGATTGGAATTGTGGTAATGTAGTTTTGACTCGAACACAAAATATTCTTCAATTTGGCTGAAGGATGGATCGAAGACCCTTgaaacagaattacaatgaatctctggctatgagcttgttaggaattatttgttctttgtgttcttggtGCGTTTTTCGTCTTcaaaggtttgtggtggaagttgtTCGgtgctttagaggcttgaatccataGAGTTTTGTTGAGGTTcctggaggcttttgagcttaaTTCTAGCAAACTTCAAGATCTAGGTTGATAGTTTGGATGGTtttgcttcgaatgttcttcagTTTtgaggttgaagttcttgaaggctttgaagCTCGATTCCCACAGAGCTTCTGTACTTCTGAGTGCTTCTGAATCTTCTCTGATACTGCTTGTGCTCTAGATGGCTTGGTGTCCCTTCAAATGCCTTAGGAAGGCTTcaatttataggagtttgggggtgggtgaGTGACATGTGGCGAagtctgattggtgacacatgtcacaatCTGATTGGTCCACTTATGTAATCGCTTACATGTGCTGGATTGCATGTGTCATCACTTACACGTGCTGGATTGTCTATGTTATCGTTTACAAGCGCTGATGTGTGATTGATTTCTGagtagtgatagcaaaacctagcagcagtACGTGTCgctttgtaattggctgtattttgtgaaCTTGGTAGTATAAtatgtcagcttgtgataggtacggaattttccctctctacaggTGTATTTTGCAATTTACCATTTCGAGTATTTAAAGTGTCAAGGAGATGACAACTAATAACTTGATCAATAATTCTTACCAAAACTCTTGTTGGCCTCCATGTTTGGTGGAATTTATGGAGTGCGGAATATTGAAAACCACctcttttatagttttattgaACTTCAAGATTTATTAATAGCGCAAAAGGATTAACACATGCATCCCCGTTGTATGTGCGGTTTCTTTGAAATCGATATGCAAAATTACTGTACTGTaaattctatctctctctctctctctctctctctctcacttctaCAGTTCTACTAGCCAATATTTGCATGGCCTTTACAGCTTTACTACTAACCAAAAGCCATGAAAAGTGAGAATAATAGACAGACATTATTTCCCTCTCAATCAAAAAAGTTGCAAAATAAAATCCAGAATACACTCaaatgtatgtttttttttttcccgggagtagtaaaaaattaaatattactaaaacTTTTTTCAGACTTAAAGAACCCCACAATCTTCAATAACCAATGAACCGACATCACCCAAACATTCTACAAATTTACTGTTGATTGATGAATTCACATTCAATGAACAATAAAACCATGTTGAAAATGCTTTATTGATGAATGGCATTAGCTTTTGGGTGGGGTGTGAAATCCCAGACTTTGGAGAGTTGTTATTTGAGTGGTTTTTTCTTTGGCTTATTAAATTATTAGCAACTCAGCTCACGTTGTAAATTTGTTCATCGTAGAGGAGGTAGTATTTTCACTATTTTGTATATGGGTTGTATGAAATTAATGTCTCATACCACTACTATATTGATTTTCCGGTAAGGTATGTGTTCTCACTActagaaaagataaaatatatcTTTGTTACCATATTAGAAAATGTAAGCTATatgctgagagagagagagaggcctaAATCCACGGGGGAGGGCTTTTGATGGAtacatttttttcctattaaggttttttttttttttttatatattttttatgggaaagtTTTttatgttacaatgaatcaaTTGATGAGTATTTGTAGTATGCTAAATCCTAGTCTAACAAtagttaaattaatattaggCTTAGAATTACTTTGCTTGAACTTCAAGTAAgattaaaaatactatatatatatatatataataggatTTGAACTTATAACATCTACTCtataattatcattttaaacCATCATGCGAAGACAACAATTGGTTCTATATGTATATGAGATTCAAATACatgtttctttttaattacaaaaaacttTACTGctagttgagttaactaaaacctataaaattaaaatcactATACTTTGCATgattattttcttgaattctaaGCATTGATATCTTTTACACCCACCACCGAATAATAATTCTCTCATTGCCAGAAAGTATAGCCCCATTCCTTCTTTTAAGTGTACTTCAATTTAAACATCTTTAAATAGTTTTTAACTACTGGCTGTATTAATTGGAATCCCACTTTAAAcgttctttaaataaattttaactacTTGCTGTATTAATTGGAACCACATGCATAATTAAAAGTATGGTATGACTACTTTACTCATACTTAAAAGTCTTGATATCTTCAGCACCCATCAAGTCATAATTCTCCCATTGCAAGAGTGCTCTCTGTTTCCACATCGTCGCATGCTTCTTTTGTGTACTTTAAacatactttaaaaataaattgtaaacaTATCACTCAAACATATTGTTGCTTGAAGTTAAAATTAGaagttattaaaatattttgataatttccATTATGGAATGGCTTCTCCTTtaagctttttctttctttgcttgTTTTTTTCCCCAATAAATAAAAGCAACTTTCACTTGAGGAAtgttaacaaaataattaatcTTTGTGAAGTTAGATTAGAGCTTCTGTAATTAGTAATTATACCTCTTGATGATacgatttaaaaaattattgaacaaaatGGCAGAGGATACTATGCTAATTTGCTAGCAATTCATGAAATATCCTTtgagctttatttattttttatgtgtgtgtgtgtgactgtGTGGAGAGAAGTTTCAGAGCTTTTGATGGTTGttgttattataaaatttttgggataaaaTGTGAAGCATTGCATCAACAAGAACAACAATTTTAGTAATTAGTTAATTACAACTAAGAAATATTGGTTATTAGTTTTTAGTATATATGCCATCAAATTCAAAGCAATGATGATTgttccatcaaataaaaaaaaagaaaaagaaaaagaaaaaagcaatgaTGGTTGTTGCCTTGTTGGTGACAATATGtatatttcaaactttgaatACCAGGGATGACTAAACTAATCTTTCAAGGAAAAACATAGTCCTAATGTCATATCATCCTTAAAATACCTGTCCAAAACCAATGTTAACAGTGGCCCCTGAATTAAATTTATAAGCACGTACCATGAGAAAATACGgctaaataatttaatgagACAAATGTAACGTGACAGGTTGGAGGGGAGCCAACtttgaaaaagatatataaaatttattcataCAATACATATTCACTAATTAGATGGTTGAGTAATATTACatctacaatatatatttttacaacaatttttagataatatgttgttattgattttaCTCTGGATTCATATTAACATTAGTAccttttaaactattaataataatttatcatttaaaatttattgcaaaTATATTATCTACCCATCATTAGTTCATTCCTATATATAGTTACATAATTATATACAAGTAATTTTTGTGGTGTACAGTGTACCTAGTACCTACCTATGCTACACTAATCGGTTTATCCACaagaaatgaatttttaaagCCGTTAAATTAAGTAATATTCATCCTCGACCTAGTCCTCACCTACCAAAATATTGGAGTATATGATATATTAACGTAAACTTATATACAAGTAATTTTTGTGGTGTACAGTGTACCTAGTACCTACCTATGCTACACTAAACGGTTTATCCACaagaaatgaattttaaaaaccATTAAATTAAGTAATATTCATTCTCGGCCTAGTCCTCACCTACCAAAATATTGGAGTATATGATATGGTAATGTAAACTTGGCACATTGGCAGGCTTATATATTGGAGTATATGATATATTAATGTAAACTTGGCACATTGGCAGGCTTACTTACTTCTGGTAGGTTAACCACTATGGTACGTATCTGTCTCTGAGGGGATTCATAAATTAGATCACCAACCCTATATCAAAGTTGGGATATCTCTAtatccaaaaatgaaaaaaaaaagaaaaaagttgcgAAGATTTTTCAGTTGTGGGCCTTGTGGCCCTGCTATTGGTAGCTTATTAGTAGTAaattgctccttttttttttttggggagggggggggaTGACTCATATTTTGTACTTGTTAATAAAACCCATTACATATTTACCTTCCTTTAAAGCCATTTCAAAAATTTAACCAATATATGAATTTAGTGAGTTTAATAAGTAAAGTTTATTATAATCAAATAAGATATTtggattcaatttttgtttacaaaaaaaaaaaaaaaaatttgatgtcttAAGACTCTTAACTTGACGATAAAAGGTAAGTATCATAGAGTAGAagttataaatttgaaatactATAGTGTATGTATAGTGTATACATAGATAAAAAAGCTTTCCTCAACAAAATTCTACCACTCAGCTAAACTATAATTCTGTCTGCAGAATTTTCATTTGGAATTCCATCAAAGCCAATAGTCCATTATTAgcattgaaagttcaattataCTGTTGTCAACAAGAACAAAGATGAGTAATTCATCTCATTACATTTTGAATATAGTCTTGATCAAGACATACATTAATCTGAAGCAATATGTGAAAATTCCTacattttttgttcttaaaaagtTGATAACACAAAACAAGAATCTGCTACATATATGCTTCTATGTACGTACAAAAGTTGGGTGCTGAGAACTTAGAACCATCTACGGAAATTATTGCCATGTAATGCAGACAAGAAGAAAACAATCTCCTCATCATTCCCATCATACTCTACCTGATTTCGCATCCGACGATAACTATCCACAATCTCATCCGGCACAACCTTAATCCGGCAAAGTGGGCATGTAGCACGACAATATTGTTGTAGCCAGCTATCTAGGCAATCCTTATGGAATGTGTGCTTACATTGCAAATTTCTAACCTTGTCTCCTTCTTCAAATTCGGATAAACACACAGTGCATTCAATTGGCTCGGCCATAATCCTCGTTCTTTTACTGAAACTAATTGTGGGGTTCTTTTTTTCAATGAGTTTAAGGTATTGGCTTGTTGTGATTACAAGTTTATCGGAGTTGGGGCTTAATCCGGTGAGTGAACGGATCAGAATTATGATTTCAATAAGTAGGAGAGTGAAGAAGACTATGGTCATGGTTCTGAGGTTGTAGAAGAATTCAGAGAGGGCTTTCATTGCTGCTAGCTGCAGAAGGAAGTGCAGAGGATATTTTGCTCAAAGAATAATGAATTAATGGTGCTTTACATATATATAAGGCTTAAACCTTAAATGTGGCTAGGTGcagtggttttgtttggtgcaGCCTACTCTTTTAATAATCATCCGTATAGCAGGTTACTTTTTTTGCTAAACGTAGCAGGTTACTTATGAATGTTGACATCTTGACTCATAACCCGTTCTTAGAagctttataaaataatttgaaatagatcccaaataagaaaaaatatttctcataCAGTAGTCACCATAAAATCATAAATCAATGTGGATCTTATCCTAACTTTATCTGTAGTTGTTAAGGGGTCTTGTAGTTGAATGACACTTTCCCATGTACAAAGTGATTGAagagtttttaggaaaaaaattaatatgaactGTGAAATTAGtagcatattataattatttttattaaaaaaaaaaaacataatctatTGTTCAattgcattatttattttattttatatgaaaaatgagAATCCATTGCCATTGaattgtataaataaataaataaataaaaattaagattgTGAAATAGTTTAATGGCTCTAGCATTGCTCCACCATTATTGTGGTGTTTGAAAAGTAGGATTAGGAAATGGGGGAAAGACCTATGACTATATGAGTCTTTAAATAAGTGGAGTATGAGTTGAGTTTTGCTAACTGAGTCTTTGAGTTGAGTTTTATGGAAATTCCAAGAGAGACTTGGTCATTAAAGTGGGCGGCCACAATGATTATGATTTATGAGAGCGCACATGAACATAAGTAGTGGCAGCAGCGCAACCCCAGTATATTCACCACCAACTAGGTATTCAGTCACTCACATCATCACATGCAAGTGTTGGGCCTCATCATCTGCGTGACAGATCCATTTCAGCTCTTCTAATTGGTTACTGAACAAAGTGCATGTAACAGCCACGTGATgttaacaaaagttaaaaaaataagggGCCAGAGAGTAGGCCCATTTTCGGCTATCTAATtggttattatttattaaagaaaGGTCATTTCaaaatgacccgttttgtcaCGCGATTGAGAGCACGTCCACTTTGGTGATCCGACCTGGCtgaccttttctttctttcttttactgtttatacaattttttagtatttattaagaaaatttaCCATGCTTTATGTTAATAAAAATGTTTGTCACGTGATTGAGTAGGTCCTTTAAATCTGGTTTTAAAATCTGTTGACTAGCTAGTCTAATTTGGGTTCGATTCAATGGTTTGTCACATTGTTAAAATGTTTGCCGTAATTTGCCGAAGTTTTATACCAAAAGACATAAATGCAGCTTTGTTTGAAATGGGTGTTGGGCACTTGGGTTGGGTGCACATAAGAAGAGGCCCTACATCGTGGGGAGAATAATTAcggtgttttttgtttgttttttttttaaagcatgaaTAATTGGTTAAAAAACATGTTGTACAAggctataaaaaattattgaccAATAGAAATCCATCAATTGAAAGCctgaattatttaaataataaatattgtgaGTATGCCAAATTATTATTGATGACCAATTTCTCCTAATaatttgagactttaatttttgtaagtcaatatttttcataataaattgtCAACATTATCCATTCAATCTCCTAGCTACACACCAAATAatcttttcctctttctcaataccaaaattaaaattgaaatttagatttcatttttccttcacTATGCATCACTTTGCCTAAGCTAAAGTGAAACTCCTTAATAGATAATaaatcttcatttctttttgttaaattttagcCTAAACCATGACATTTAGCTCTCTATATGAAAGTTAATATTGGATTAGTTAGTCTTCATTCATGAGTTGTGTTGAATCTATCTTTGTTTGACTAGGTCAATGCTATTACGTGATTATGTTGTTAAGTGAGGTTGCAATAAgatatttattaaactatattataGTGAGTTGTAAAATTCCTTAGAATCTATTTGGatattgcttattttgctaaaaactgaaaacttattgctgaaaacactgtagtaaaataatttttaaattatgaatagtgtcgtgggacccacTGCTGACCTGTTTATGCGCGTTTTTTGAAGTTTGGCTAGGTCGTGAACAATGATGTGAGACTTAGCCAAAAAACGCAAAATGCCTAATAATCCTTAGGCAAAAGCACGCTAGAAGCATGTTTGTAACTATTATTCatgtataataaatatttgGATGCATATTCAATACAAGGAATAATCATTActtaggaataactattccttaaaTTGAGGAATAGATTAGCTATTCCTTGGTAGgtataataatttttgaaattaatatattaaaataatacaaaattttcttaCAAATCGTCTTTGTAGTGGTAGAGGCGTGCTCTTCGGGATAACAAACTCGTGCGGTCGAAGCAAGTCTCAAAAACTGTCACCTAAAGTGGACAATACCTTTGATGGGCACTGCCCTCAAAAGCGCATTTTATGGGGGAGGATTTGTTCCAAGCCCGCAAGCAGTTTGTTCACTTTGGGGCCGAAGGATTCACATGGCTTTGTTCCTTCAAGCGACATGAGCAGTTTTTGAGACTTACTCCTACATCAAAGAAAGATGCACCCcactcatgccttataagcttTAGTTGAAGATAAGAGTGTACCACTACAACACTTAAATAATGATCCAAGGAAAAGCGTTAGTCACATCTGTGCTATATCTCAAAAAGGACTAGTTAAGcttcttgtagttgttaataaagtccaAATCTACCTAGTAAATACTCAATATAGGACTCATCACACAactacacacatcacacaattaatcaaattgaggcatcacaatctcccccacttaaatccctaatgtCCTCATTAGGGCCCACTATGTGGGGTAGTGTTTCCGAGTCCACGCAGAGTTACCGGGCCGGTTTTGATATCATAAATAATGACTCAAGGAAGAGCGCTagtcacatctgcgctatacctcaaaaaaCTAGTTACAATTGAGGCtctttgtagttgttaataaaacccagaTCTACCTAGTAAAATACCCGATGTAGGACTCATCAcccatccacacacatcacacaatcaatcaaattgaggcATCATATGTTGTAGTGGTACACTCTTGCCTTCAGCTAAGGTTTCTAAGGTATGAGTGGGGCGCATTTTTTTTTCGATGTGGGCACAAGTTTCAAAAACTGCTCATGTCGCTTGAAGGAACAAAGCCGTGCGGGTCTTTCAGCCCCAAAGTAGACAAACTATTTGTGGGCTTGGAACAAATCCTCCCCCCACAATCCTTTACAAACATTCCAtatgtaataaataattttacacCAAACTTAAGAATATAAATAGTTATTCCAttccattatattttattcataataataaatattattatttctatCGTTATCGTCCTTGTCTGTGCCAAACGTATTGTAATTGAATGTAAGAACCCCCCTGTATCCCTTTAGGGCTCAAACTGTATTGAGTGGGTCATGCTTGGGAAAGTAAGCCCACTTCCTCTACTGATCTCTCAATAATTGAAAATACAAAACATGTTGCGTGCTTCTTCTACCAGTGTATATGAGCAATTGTCTTTCTTTGCTATTTTAGTGACAATTCCCATCCCAAAAAAAGTGACAATTAAACATTTCCTTATTATTTCATGCAACTTTCCACTCATTATGAGCACAACCAAGAACCTTGAAGCTCAAAACAATGTAATCGTCAACTAAGAAACTTACCTACTTAGCTATGGACTTAAAGACTCATCTCACATCAGTTCCCTTAAAGCCTTGAACTCACCTCCTCAGAGACCCCAACATGCCCTATTGTTGAACTCAACTAGCCATTGACCTTAACCTCGAAACTATTTGAATCCCAATGCAGTACTCGCTTGTTGGTGCAAAATTAGGgggtgtaacaaattaaaccatgcaattttaaatagtataaatttatatcttataattttaaaattaataaattaatcctaaagtttcaaaaactaacaaatcagtccttagagcatccacagcagtggagctaaaaatttagctatttggcacaacaaaaagttactttatctattttacctactcactttacaaaacatgcTTCAAcaatggatctattttagcttttaacacaataaaataatatatccactacaataaataacaattacaaccacaaccacaaccaccaccaccaccaccaccaccacagctcacaacaaagaaaaaaaaatcaaccaagaCTACACCCACTCGACCCACCACgcaacacccacacccacacccaccaccATGAAACCCACCTGAGCCACCACCACGAACACACCAATCTACCCACAAACCCACCCACATAGACATTGTATTGAACCCAGCGACCCACTCACGAACCACACTGATCCACCACAACACACCAACCACACTACAACCCACCGACGTCGATGAACCCAACCAACATCGACTATTCAACCACACCACAACCCACCGACGCCAACAAACCAAGCCACCCATCGACGCCGATCTACCCAcacaaccaccatcaccaccatcgGTGAGACAGAGAgatgagagtttgagagagttttgagaGAAAGTGAGACAGAGAGGTAAGAGCTTGAGAGAGTGAGTTAAGAGTGAGTTTGAGAGAGGCATGGTTGGgagaataaaagaatataaaaaaataaaacaaacatatattattttaatccggctaagaataaatatatatgttttttatagCTCTTAGTTACAGTGCACAGCCATATATAGCTGTGCATTATAGCAATGAAggtaaaaattttatctttaactCCACTACTGTAGTgtggatttttgtgttttggtgaaactaaaatagttatatagctatttagcttcACTGCTGTGAGtgtttttggcccatttaagTGAAATTGCATTGTGTTTAGTGTTTAGAGTTTAATATTGACCGaggtttaattttgtttatttttgaaaatttagggtTAGTTTGTTATTTTAAGACAATAGGGTTTATAAcgtatttttcctaaaaaaattatatggatcTTAACCATTATATAGGAAaagttaaaatgataaaaaattaataacttttctAATCCAAGGATAGAGAATCAGAGATCAGCTCTTGGATAGTATCACCGAGTGCAATAGTTGTTTACATTGAGTGGTTGTACAGAGCACTTTCATCAGGTGTGCCAAAagccaaatatttgacatttggcacaccaaacaccaaaaaccatCCCTCATCAGCTCTTccatatctcaaaaaatttgaGACATGGCTATAGTACCGTCTTAAATATGAGACAGTATGGACATCAATGCCAAACACTGTTTGGCTTATTTAATtcgttttttctctctcctcctatTAGATGTCCCTCTCCGTCTACATCTCTCGCTCTTTCTGTCTAGCATTCTCACCATGCCCTCTCGCCATGCCGATCTCACCATCGTTGATCTCACCATCGTCGATCTCGCCACGCTGATCTTGCCATCGCCGATCTCACCATGCCGATCTTGCCACACCGAGAGACAGAGACCGCCCAGGCTTGCCACTGATCACTGACCCACTTTGCGACGAAGAGGAACTCCAGTGTGAAGGACACGGTGGCCGGAAGTGAAAACTTCCATCAGCGACGGCGACGGAGGCGGTTtgggatgtgggtttgtttgatttagTGGATGGGATGCGGtttgttgaattttataattgatttggtggatttgggatgtgggtttgtttgatttggtggatgtgggtttgtttggtttggtggatgtgggtttgtgccgaTCTCTtcggttgtgtttttttttttttttttttttttgaggtggtGTTGGTGGATGTGGAGTTTGTGCCTGTGGTGGCCGTCAGTGTTGTTGCGGCAGTGGTTGTTGGTGGCCGTTGTTGCAGCAGTGGTGGTTGTGcggttgttgttgatgatgatgatgatgatgataatgatagGGATAAGAGGaggtaatatattattttaatgtatagaattgaagtatAGAACATCTGAAAAtggtatgttgtaaaatgatgtgctaaaatgataaaatagatttttggtgtgtcaaaatgacattttttatgagagagctgatgagaatgctctaactACGCAGGAATTGGGGATAGGGTGGGCAAGGATCTTCTG
It encodes the following:
- the LOC126733203 gene encoding E3 ubiquitin-protein ligase RHA2B-like, with translation MKALSEFFYNLRTMTIVFFTLLLIEIIILIRSLTGLSPNSDKLVITTSQYLKLIEKKNPTISFSKRTRIMAEPIECTVCLSEFEEGDKVRNLQCKHTFHKDCLDSWLQQYCRATCPLCRIKVVPDEIVDSYRRMRNQVEYDGNDEEIVFFLSALHGNNFRRWF